A single region of the Bacillota bacterium genome encodes:
- the polX gene encoding DNA polymerase/3'-5' exonuclease PolX, with protein MKNFEVSRVLNEIADLTEIIGEEAFKARAYRRASESIAKLPGDIRDFARDGRLMEIPGVGKNIAAKIEEYLATGTVRHLEKLREKAPHTILELLEVPGLGPRTASVLLKDLNIRDLAGLEAALSQGRLKGLTGIGEKKEQALKKGVEQVRRRGTRKPLGFMWPVSEQIADALRGVGGVERVDVAGSIRRRCETIGDIDLVASTTDPAGLIELFTSLPGVTEIVASGDTKASVKMEDIGQVDLLAVAPAQFVTALHHFTGSKEHNVRMRGMAKDRGLKINEYGIFDEEERPRGVSSEADIYRIFDMDYIPPELREDTGEAEAALEHRLPDLVEAGDIKGDLHVHTRWTDGTASIMEMAQAARGLGHEYVAISDHSKSLGVAGGLDEEELARQAEEISEVNARLDGFRVLAGIEVDIARSGDLDLDDKTLSGLDIVTASVHSAFHMDEEAMTARIEKAMKSPHVDVIGHPTGRLIGRREPYQVNVGRLIDMAAKTGTFLEINASPDRLDLSDYWARQAIKAGCRLVINTDAHATTCLHDTRYGVAVARRAWATRHDILNTLPVDDLLEAIR; from the coding sequence GTGAAGAACTTCGAGGTATCGCGTGTGCTCAACGAGATAGCGGACCTCACCGAGATCATCGGCGAGGAGGCGTTCAAGGCGAGGGCATACCGGCGCGCCTCGGAGTCCATCGCCAAGCTCCCGGGGGACATCCGCGACTTTGCCCGCGATGGGCGCCTCATGGAAATCCCCGGAGTCGGGAAGAACATCGCGGCCAAGATCGAGGAGTACCTGGCGACGGGGACCGTGCGCCACCTCGAGAAGCTTCGCGAGAAGGCGCCTCACACGATCCTCGAACTCCTCGAGGTGCCGGGCCTCGGGCCGAGGACGGCGTCGGTCCTGTTGAAGGATCTCAACATACGGGACCTGGCCGGGCTCGAAGCGGCGCTCTCGCAGGGGCGGCTCAAGGGTCTCACCGGGATAGGCGAGAAGAAGGAACAGGCCCTCAAGAAAGGCGTCGAGCAGGTCAGGCGCCGCGGAACGCGCAAACCGCTCGGCTTCATGTGGCCGGTTTCCGAGCAGATCGCGGACGCGCTGAGGGGCGTGGGCGGGGTTGAGCGCGTTGATGTGGCCGGGAGTATCAGGCGGCGCTGCGAGACGATCGGCGACATAGACCTGGTTGCCTCCACAACCGACCCCGCCGGGCTAATCGAATTGTTTACATCGCTTCCGGGCGTGACGGAGATCGTGGCCAGCGGGGACACGAAGGCGTCCGTCAAGATGGAGGACATCGGCCAGGTAGACCTGCTCGCCGTCGCTCCCGCGCAGTTCGTAACGGCGCTGCATCACTTCACGGGCTCGAAGGAGCACAATGTACGGATGCGGGGTATGGCGAAGGACAGGGGCCTCAAGATAAACGAATACGGTATCTTCGATGAAGAGGAACGCCCCCGCGGGGTCTCATCGGAAGCGGACATATACAGGATCTTCGATATGGACTACATCCCTCCGGAACTCAGGGAGGACACGGGCGAGGCCGAGGCCGCCCTGGAGCACCGGCTACCGGACCTGGTGGAGGCCGGCGACATCAAGGGAGACCTCCACGTGCACACGAGGTGGACCGACGGGACTGCGAGCATCATGGAGATGGCGCAGGCGGCGCGCGGACTCGGCCACGAGTACGTGGCGATATCCGATCACTCGAAGTCCCTGGGCGTGGCCGGGGGGCTCGATGAGGAGGAGCTCGCGCGGCAGGCTGAGGAGATAAGCGAGGTCAACGCGCGGCTCGACGGATTCAGGGTACTGGCGGGCATAGAGGTGGACATCGCCAGGAGCGGCGATCTCGACCTCGACGATAAGACGCTCTCCGGCCTCGACATCGTCACCGCCTCGGTTCACAGCGCGTTCCACATGGACGAGGAAGCGATGACCGCGCGAATAGAGAAGGCGATGAAGAGCCCCCACGTCGATGTCATCGGGCACCCCACGGGGAGGTTGATCGGCAGGCGCGAGCCGTACCAGGTAAACGTGGGGCGTCTCATCGACATGGCCGCGAAGACGGGAACGTTCCTCGAGATAAACGCGTCACCCGACAGGCTGGACCTTTCGGATTACTGGGCCAGGCAGGCGATAAAGGCGGGGTGCAGGCTGGTGATCAACACCGACGCCCACGCCACCACCTGCCTGCACGACACCAGGTATGGGGTAGCGGTGGCGCGCCGCGCCTGGGCCACGCGCCACGACATCCTGAACACCCTGCCTGTGGACGACCTGCTCGAGGCCATCCGCTGA
- a CDS encoding DUF421 domain-containing protein encodes MEGEQLPLWLDLLIVSYRTIILYIVSLTVVRLVGKRSIGQMAPFDLVVIIIIGSVAAIPIEEKRIRVLDAALSIAILGALEYTVATLNMRFRKLEKITQGQSTVLVQDGQILEENLRREKITLADLYIGLRQKDTDDIQDVQLAVLEPDGKVSVIKKKEKQPVTPETIQVLTLNRLDALMVQGIHRARARADDLFEEVGRRSRLRMPP; translated from the coding sequence GTGGAGGGCGAACAACTGCCGCTGTGGCTCGATCTTCTGATAGTCAGCTACAGGACCATAATCCTGTACATCGTCTCGCTCACGGTGGTGAGACTCGTCGGCAAACGGTCGATAGGGCAGATGGCCCCGTTCGACCTGGTTGTGATAATCATCATCGGGTCAGTGGCCGCGATTCCGATCGAGGAGAAGCGCATCAGGGTACTTGATGCCGCGTTGTCCATCGCGATCCTGGGGGCGCTCGAGTACACGGTGGCGACGCTCAACATGCGTTTCAGGAAACTCGAGAAGATCACGCAGGGCCAGTCCACCGTCCTGGTGCAGGACGGGCAGATACTGGAGGAGAACCTCAGGCGAGAAAAGATCACCCTCGCCGACCTCTACATCGGGCTCAGGCAGAAGGACACCGATGACATCCAGGACGTGCAGCTCGCGGTGCTGGAGCCCGACGGCAAGGTAAGCGTGATCAAAAAGAAGGAGAAGCAACCCGTTACCCCCGAAACAATCCAGGTGTTGACGTTGAACAGGCTGGACGCGCTCATGGTGCAGGGCATACACAGGGCGCGTGCCAGGGCGGACGACCTGTTTGAGGAGGTAGGGCGGCGGTCCAGGCTCAGGATGCCCCCGTAG
- a CDS encoding metalloenzyme gives MKVLLIFVDGMGIGPEDPSVNPFLTAGIPFLRGIFGRRGGPPAGAAVVSGEVAAVPLDATLGVPGLPQSATGQTTILTGENAAALAGRHVNAHPTPELVAVLERSSIYRRVLAAGKSVTFINAYRDEAFDMMKDGTYPASVSTMAALRAGVKLRTIKDLLEGQAVYHDVTSGILREHGYDVPEVSPEEAGIRAARIALAHDFSMFEFFLTDITGHRGEMQRARRVLERLDAFLGAALGVAAARHPRDLCVIITSDHGNIEDLSTPSHTCNPVPGMFFGAPPGGGLFRIFGLRSICDIAGAVMRLLGVREGAGV, from the coding sequence ATGAAGGTTCTCCTGATATTCGTTGACGGCATGGGGATTGGCCCCGAGGACCCTTCGGTCAATCCCTTTCTTACTGCCGGCATCCCGTTTCTGCGCGGAATCTTCGGCCGCCGCGGGGGGCCGCCCGCGGGGGCGGCCGTGGTGTCGGGCGAGGTGGCGGCGGTCCCGCTCGACGCCACACTTGGCGTGCCGGGCCTGCCCCAGAGCGCTACCGGCCAGACCACGATCCTGACGGGGGAAAACGCCGCGGCCCTGGCGGGGCGCCACGTCAACGCGCACCCGACGCCCGAACTCGTCGCTGTGCTGGAGCGGTCCAGCATATACCGGCGCGTGCTCGCGGCGGGGAAGTCGGTCACGTTCATCAATGCCTACCGCGACGAGGCGTTCGACATGATGAAGGACGGCACTTACCCGGCATCGGTCAGCACGATGGCGGCGCTCCGGGCGGGCGTCAAGCTCAGGACGATAAAGGACCTGCTCGAAGGTCAGGCAGTCTACCACGACGTCACGTCCGGCATCCTGCGAGAACACGGTTACGACGTCCCGGAGGTGTCGCCGGAGGAGGCGGGCATACGCGCCGCGAGGATCGCGCTGGCGCACGACTTCTCGATGTTCGAGTTCTTCCTCACCGACATAACGGGCCACCGTGGCGAGATGCAGCGGGCGCGGCGCGTGCTCGAGAGGCTCGACGCGTTTCTCGGCGCGGCGCTGGGGGTCGCTGCAGCGAGACACCCGCGCGATCTTTGTGTTATTATCACGAGCGACCACGGTAATATCGAGGACCTGTCGACTCCGTCCCACACATGTAACCCCGTTCCGGGGATGTTCTTCGGGGCGCCACCGGGGGGCGGACTGTTCCGCATATTCGGTTTGAGGAGTATCTGCGACATCGCCGGCGCGGTAATGAGGCTGCTCGGTGTGCGGGAGGGGGCTGGCGTATGA
- a CDS encoding methylated-DNA--[protein]-cysteine S-methyltransferase, whose translation MSLQATVFETGAGWCGFAWSAGGLTAFGLPMPSEAVLIEEMARAALRPEDGIPAPWRGLVTDVRRYFEGKERVEFYSYPVDLTGTGPFARRVYAVMRGIPWGEVRTYGEVAAGAGNPRAARAAGQACADNPVPLIIPCHRVVAAGGIGGFGGRLELKRLLLGIEGVKSYGERKC comes from the coding sequence ATGAGTCTGCAAGCGACGGTTTTCGAGACAGGCGCCGGATGGTGCGGCTTCGCGTGGTCCGCGGGAGGGCTGACCGCGTTCGGCTTGCCGATGCCTTCTGAGGCGGTATTGATTGAGGAAATGGCGCGGGCCGCGTTGAGGCCGGAGGACGGCATTCCCGCCCCGTGGAGGGGGCTGGTCACGGACGTCCGGAGGTACTTTGAGGGCAAGGAGCGGGTCGAGTTCTATTCGTACCCCGTGGACCTGACGGGGACAGGCCCGTTCGCCCGCAGGGTGTACGCCGTGATGCGCGGCATACCCTGGGGAGAGGTCCGCACCTACGGCGAGGTTGCCGCAGGGGCGGGGAACCCCCGCGCCGCGAGGGCCGCGGGGCAGGCCTGCGCGGACAATCCCGTCCCGCTGATCATTCCCTGCCACCGGGTGGTCGCGGCGGGCGGGATAGGTGGTTTCGGGGGGCGTCTCGAACTCAAACGCCTGCTGCTGGGCATTGAGGGCGTCAAGAGCTACGGGGAACGGAAGTGTTGA
- a CDS encoding endonuclease MutS2, translating to MLAERAITDRGRRKAMDVAPCTERGQASRALAETTEAAAILETKSPPLRGIRDIAAVVKRCELGGTAGPGELVDVAATASVTSDLKRFLSQVTQPGSPLHSRAARLCNLRDLSLSIMECLTDEAEVRDDASPELKRIRSQMRNLAAKVRERLDSMTRSPDMVRLLQEPIVTLRAGRYVIPVRQEHKALVPGVVHDQSASGATLFVEPMAVVEMNNDIRRLEMAERDEIERILRDLSARVSERADELLETIEAAAWIDFAFAKGRLSIDMEASEPVLGSGWVIDLKRARHPLLHGDVVPVDVHLGRSFDTLVITGPNTGGKTVTLKTVGLLTLMAHAGLHLPAGYGSVISLFNGVFCDVGDEQSIEQSLSTFSSHMSHIVEIIRKAGEGSLVLLDELGAGTDPAEGSALAMAILEHLHSAGARTIATTHYSELKSFAFTRDRVENASVEFDVETLRPTYRLTIGLPGRSNAFEIAARLGLDGSIIDKARGFVGREGLRVEDMIAEIERVKRAAEEDQRAAEAARRAVVKLKEEYSRRLQDLRTRENAILQKAQADALAVVQKAKARAREAMDRLKEAERISSREREALVQQARDALREAAQEARAPGGLDDALDGAPGTGTTAPYDGPSLDSVKPGDSVFVRSIGQVGRVLDKPGPSGDVLVQIGILKIQVNVHDLVAAPGAEPGAAPGETLPAQRSADGIVRVMSDKAREVSPEIDLRGMTVDEALMAVDKYLDDALLGGVPQVRIIHGKGTGALRSAVREFLRHHPHVASFRFGAQGEGGDGVSVASLK from the coding sequence ATGCTGGCCGAGCGTGCGATCACGGATCGCGGCAGGCGGAAAGCGATGGACGTGGCGCCTTGCACAGAGCGCGGACAGGCGAGCCGCGCGCTGGCCGAGACTACGGAGGCGGCCGCGATACTCGAGACGAAATCGCCCCCACTACGCGGGATACGGGACATCGCGGCGGTTGTGAAGCGCTGCGAACTCGGCGGTACTGCCGGTCCTGGTGAGCTTGTGGACGTAGCTGCCACAGCTTCTGTCACATCCGATCTCAAGCGATTCCTGTCGCAGGTCACCCAGCCCGGGTCCCCGCTTCATTCGCGCGCGGCGCGGCTCTGCAACCTGAGAGACCTCTCGCTTTCGATAATGGAGTGCCTGACCGACGAGGCCGAGGTCAGGGACGACGCCTCGCCCGAACTCAAGCGCATACGCTCGCAGATGCGGAACCTCGCGGCGAAGGTGCGCGAGAGGCTCGATTCAATGACCAGGTCACCCGATATGGTGCGGCTCCTGCAGGAGCCCATAGTGACCCTCCGCGCGGGGCGGTACGTGATCCCCGTGAGGCAGGAGCACAAGGCGCTCGTCCCCGGCGTGGTCCACGACCAGTCCGCCAGCGGCGCGACGCTGTTCGTCGAGCCCATGGCCGTCGTGGAGATGAACAACGACATACGCCGGCTGGAGATGGCCGAGCGGGACGAGATCGAGCGGATCCTGCGCGACCTGTCGGCGAGGGTCTCCGAGCGCGCGGACGAACTGCTCGAGACGATCGAAGCGGCGGCGTGGATAGACTTCGCCTTCGCGAAAGGCCGCCTGAGCATCGACATGGAGGCCTCCGAGCCGGTGCTCGGGTCGGGGTGGGTGATCGACCTCAAGCGGGCAAGACACCCGCTCCTGCACGGGGATGTCGTGCCGGTGGACGTCCATCTGGGCAGGTCTTTCGACACCCTGGTGATCACGGGGCCGAACACCGGCGGCAAGACGGTTACCCTCAAGACGGTGGGGCTGCTGACCCTCATGGCTCATGCGGGGCTCCACCTGCCGGCCGGTTACGGGTCGGTGATATCGCTGTTCAACGGGGTTTTCTGCGACGTGGGCGACGAGCAGTCGATCGAGCAGAGCCTGAGCACGTTCAGTTCGCACATGTCGCACATCGTGGAGATCATCCGCAAGGCGGGGGAGGGGAGCCTGGTTCTCCTCGACGAGCTTGGGGCGGGTACCGACCCGGCTGAGGGCTCGGCCCTTGCTATGGCCATCCTCGAGCACCTTCACTCGGCCGGGGCGAGGACTATCGCCACCACACACTACAGTGAACTGAAGTCGTTCGCGTTCACCCGGGACAGGGTCGAGAACGCCTCGGTCGAGTTCGACGTGGAGACGCTGAGGCCGACGTACAGGTTGACGATCGGTCTGCCGGGACGCAGCAACGCGTTCGAGATAGCCGCGAGGCTCGGCTTGGACGGGTCGATCATCGACAAGGCCCGCGGTTTCGTCGGGCGCGAGGGCCTCCGGGTGGAGGACATGATCGCCGAGATCGAGCGCGTCAAGCGGGCGGCCGAGGAGGACCAGCGCGCGGCGGAGGCGGCGAGGCGCGCGGTCGTGAAGCTCAAAGAAGAGTACTCGCGCAGGCTGCAGGACCTGCGAACGCGGGAGAACGCCATACTACAGAAGGCCCAGGCCGACGCGCTCGCCGTGGTGCAGAAGGCCAAGGCGCGCGCTCGCGAGGCTATGGACCGGTTGAAGGAGGCGGAGCGGATCTCCTCCCGCGAGAGAGAGGCGCTCGTGCAGCAGGCGCGCGACGCGCTGAGGGAGGCTGCCCAGGAGGCCAGGGCCCCGGGCGGCCTCGATGACGCCCTCGACGGCGCGCCGGGTACCGGGACCACCGCGCCGTACGACGGTCCGTCACTCGATTCGGTCAAGCCGGGAGACAGCGTGTTTGTCAGGAGCATCGGACAGGTTGGCCGTGTTCTGGACAAACCGGGACCATCTGGGGACGTGCTGGTACAGATCGGTATCTTAAAGATTCAGGTAAATGTCCACGACCTGGTTGCGGCGCCCGGCGCGGAGCCCGGCGCCGCGCCCGGGGAAACGCTCCCCGCTCAGCGCAGCGCCGATGGAATCGTGCGGGTAATGAGCGACAAGGCCAGGGAGGTGTCCCCGGAGATAGACCTCCGCGGGATGACGGTTGACGAGGCGCTCATGGCGGTAGACAAGTATCTCGATGACGCGCTCCTCGGCGGGGTCCCGCAGGTGAGGATAATTCACGGCAAGGGCACCGGAGCGTTGAGGAGCGCCGTGCGGGAGTTTCTCCGGCACCATCCCCACGTGGCGTCTTTTCGTTTCGGCGCGCAGGGGGAGGGCGGTGACGGGGTAAGCGTGGCTTCGCTGAAGTAG
- a CDS encoding cation-translocating P-type ATPase, with protein sequence MNTSTAPLQAGLSGAGGLTDREARRRLERFGPNEIEKPPGPGIPRMFLEQVGDILVLFLIGATLVSVLAGELLDASVILAIVAVNSVIGVVQQYQAQRALEALDELAAPTARVRRRGGWRVIPSRELVPGDIVAVEAGDRVPADMDAIESANLRVDESILTGESVPVEKDARAGNHHLFAGTTVAYGRATGVVTATGMRTRVGRLARTIARSPNEDPPLKKKLNAVGEALAAACLLLVGATLAAGLLRREPLLEMFLTSVSLGVAAVPEGLPAVVTVVLALGTRRMSARNAIVRNLASVETLGSVTVICSDKTGTLTMNEMSVTEMFCGGERFAVSGSGYAPEGQFQPLGRHSGDAPTPAHEPLRTMLLGGLLCSDALLQKEKRGWRVIGDPTEGALVVAAAKAGLRRAECESVYRRVFEIPFDSTRKMMTTIHRTPEMQNGAPRYVSFTKGSPDVVLGRCTSVMLQDSRVRIDPVIRRQLESTVRSMASRALRVLALATREWDGEGWRSGAVEDGLMLVGYFGMIDPPRPEAGPAVAKCRAAGITPVMITGDLVPTAMAVARSIGICAEGEKAVLGSDVGRLSDTALLKVARDARVYAEVSPEHKSRIVQALKQDGHIVAMTGDGVNDAPALKWADIGIAMGVKGTDVAREASDMVLTDDNFATIVTAIEEGRTIYANVRKCIRYLLSCNSGELITVVGAVLAGMGRPLVAAQILWVNLVTDAAPAIALGMEKPEQDTLNARPPDPGQGIFTLGMVVRLLAEGLWIGALSLGTYAFDLYSGGSIAHARSMCFGVLVFMQLFHANNCRSERRSVFESGPFSSIPMVLALAVSALAQLFVMAGPLAPVFGVEQLAAAEWLFVAVVSATIVPVSETIKTVVPVE encoded by the coding sequence GTGAACACGTCGACGGCGCCGCTACAGGCCGGTCTTTCCGGGGCCGGTGGTCTGACGGATCGCGAAGCCCGCAGGCGGCTCGAGAGATTCGGGCCGAATGAGATCGAGAAGCCCCCCGGCCCGGGTATCCCGCGGATGTTCCTGGAGCAGGTCGGGGACATCCTGGTGCTGTTCCTCATAGGTGCCACCCTGGTGTCCGTCCTGGCGGGCGAATTGCTCGATGCCTCCGTTATCCTGGCAATTGTCGCGGTGAACTCCGTGATAGGCGTAGTTCAGCAGTACCAGGCGCAGCGGGCGCTGGAAGCCCTTGACGAACTGGCCGCGCCGACCGCCAGGGTCAGAAGGCGGGGCGGGTGGAGGGTGATCCCGTCGAGGGAGCTGGTGCCCGGCGACATCGTCGCCGTCGAGGCCGGAGACAGGGTCCCTGCTGACATGGATGCAATCGAGTCCGCCAACCTCAGGGTCGACGAGTCAATTCTGACGGGCGAATCCGTACCGGTCGAGAAGGACGCCCGCGCGGGAAATCACCACCTGTTCGCGGGGACCACTGTAGCGTACGGCAGGGCCACCGGGGTCGTGACGGCGACGGGTATGCGGACCCGCGTGGGCCGCCTGGCGCGGACCATCGCGCGCTCGCCCAACGAGGACCCGCCGCTGAAGAAGAAGTTGAACGCCGTGGGGGAGGCCCTGGCCGCGGCGTGCCTGTTGCTCGTGGGGGCGACACTTGCCGCCGGCCTGCTCAGGAGGGAGCCCCTGCTCGAGATGTTCCTGACGTCGGTGAGCCTGGGTGTGGCCGCCGTACCAGAAGGTCTGCCCGCGGTGGTGACGGTCGTGCTCGCCCTCGGGACGCGGCGAATGAGCGCCAGGAACGCGATCGTCCGCAACCTGGCGTCGGTGGAAACGCTGGGGTCGGTGACAGTTATCTGCTCCGACAAAACCGGGACGCTCACCATGAACGAGATGAGCGTCACCGAGATGTTTTGTGGTGGAGAGCGGTTCGCGGTAAGCGGGAGCGGGTATGCTCCCGAAGGGCAATTCCAGCCCCTGGGCCGGCACAGCGGCGACGCCCCAACCCCCGCCCACGAACCCCTGCGCACGATGCTATTGGGAGGGCTTCTCTGTAGCGACGCTCTCCTCCAGAAGGAGAAAAGAGGATGGAGAGTCATCGGCGACCCCACGGAGGGTGCCCTGGTGGTCGCGGCGGCCAAGGCCGGTCTGCGTCGCGCCGAATGCGAGAGCGTGTATCGGCGGGTCTTCGAGATCCCTTTCGACTCCACCCGCAAGATGATGACCACGATTCACAGGACGCCGGAAATGCAGAACGGGGCCCCGCGCTACGTCTCCTTCACCAAGGGTTCCCCGGACGTGGTGCTCGGCAGGTGTACGAGCGTGATGCTCCAGGACTCGCGAGTCAGGATCGACCCCGTCATCCGCCGGCAACTGGAATCCACGGTCAGGTCGATGGCATCCCGGGCGCTCCGGGTTCTGGCGCTCGCCACCAGGGAATGGGACGGCGAGGGCTGGAGGTCCGGGGCAGTCGAGGACGGCCTGATGCTCGTCGGCTACTTCGGAATGATAGACCCGCCGCGGCCCGAGGCTGGCCCCGCTGTGGCGAAATGCAGGGCCGCGGGCATTACTCCCGTCATGATCACCGGTGACCTGGTGCCGACGGCGATGGCGGTGGCGAGATCGATCGGCATCTGCGCCGAGGGAGAGAAGGCCGTTCTCGGTTCCGACGTGGGCCGTTTGAGCGACACCGCCCTCCTCAAGGTAGCCAGGGACGCCAGGGTCTACGCCGAGGTTTCCCCCGAACACAAGTCGCGGATCGTCCAGGCGCTCAAGCAGGACGGGCACATCGTCGCCATGACGGGGGACGGGGTCAACGACGCTCCCGCGCTGAAGTGGGCCGATATCGGGATCGCAATGGGGGTCAAGGGGACAGACGTCGCCCGAGAGGCCTCGGACATGGTCCTTACCGACGACAACTTCGCGACCATCGTCACGGCGATCGAGGAGGGCCGCACGATATACGCCAACGTCCGCAAGTGCATCCGGTACCTCCTGTCGTGCAACTCAGGGGAACTGATTACCGTGGTCGGCGCGGTGTTAGCCGGGATGGGGAGGCCCCTCGTCGCCGCCCAGATCCTGTGGGTAAACCTCGTGACCGACGCCGCTCCGGCGATTGCGCTGGGTATGGAAAAGCCCGAGCAGGACACCCTCAACGCGCGGCCGCCTGATCCCGGCCAGGGCATATTCACCCTGGGCATGGTTGTGAGGCTGCTGGCGGAGGGTCTGTGGATAGGCGCCCTGAGCCTCGGCACATATGCGTTTGACCTGTACAGCGGGGGTTCAATCGCGCACGCCAGGTCAATGTGCTTCGGCGTGCTGGTGTTCATGCAGCTGTTCCACGCCAACAACTGCCGGTCGGAGCGCCGGTCCGTATTCGAATCAGGCCCGTTCAGTAGCATTCCAATGGTCCTGGCGCTGGCGGTTTCCGCCCTCGCCCAGCTGTTCGTGATGGCGGGCCCGCTTGCCCCCGTGTTCGGGGTCGAGCAACTGGCTGCCGCGGAGTGGCTATTCGTGGCAGTTGTATCCGCGACGATAGTGCCCGTGTCGGAGACGATCAAGACGGTGGTCCCGGTGGAGTGA
- a CDS encoding polysaccharide deacetylase family protein, producing MCKEIRAFQRKPAAFAARVRAARVFILLLALPAMIPAVAPGVAVAAPQPAASLSGRPQGLHRPVRVPVLMYHEFGDSTHDLFLKKEQFKAQIQYLKASGYHAVALGDLYAALKGKAALPQKPVVLTFDDGYLSHYEFVYPVMKENGMRGVFFVMPGFVGKDGYASWEQLAEMAAGGMEIESHSFSHPDMRLVAAGPRLTLETLGAREEIERRLSREVRFFCYPAGRYDRKTVRALQRAGYLAAFTTANRWLEGSQGLFALPRLRMRRSDTLESFAERLKPPAAASATASGGSVFHRLRQD from the coding sequence ATGTGTAAGGAGATTCGAGCGTTTCAACGGAAACCGGCCGCGTTCGCCGCGCGCGTGCGCGCCGCCCGAGTTTTCATCCTACTCCTGGCGCTTCCGGCAATGATTCCGGCGGTCGCGCCGGGTGTCGCCGTAGCCGCCCCGCAACCTGCCGCCTCGCTCTCCGGAAGGCCGCAGGGTCTCCACCGGCCGGTGCGCGTCCCTGTACTGATGTACCATGAGTTCGGCGATTCAACCCACGACCTCTTCTTGAAGAAGGAGCAATTCAAGGCGCAAATCCAGTATCTCAAGGCCAGCGGTTACCATGCGGTGGCGTTAGGCGACCTCTACGCCGCGCTGAAAGGCAAGGCCGCTCTGCCTCAGAAGCCCGTTGTGCTCACCTTTGACGACGGGTACCTCAGCCACTATGAGTTCGTGTACCCCGTCATGAAAGAGAACGGGATGAGGGGGGTTTTCTTCGTAATGCCCGGCTTCGTGGGCAAGGACGGATACGCGTCGTGGGAGCAGCTCGCTGAGATGGCCGCGGGCGGGATGGAGATAGAAAGCCACTCGTTCTCCCATCCCGACATGAGGCTCGTCGCCGCTGGCCCGCGCCTGACGCTGGAAACGCTGGGCGCGAGGGAGGAGATCGAGCGCAGGCTTTCGAGGGAGGTGCGCTTCTTCTGCTATCCGGCCGGCCGCTACGACAGGAAGACCGTCCGGGCCCTGCAGCGCGCGGGGTATCTCGCCGCGTTTACCACGGCCAACCGGTGGCTCGAGGGGTCCCAGGGGCTGTTCGCACTGCCGCGGCTCCGCATGCGGCGGTCCGACACCCTCGAATCTTTCGCTGAGAGACTGAAACCGCCCGCCGCGGCGAGCGCCACGGCGAGCGGCGGTTCTGTCTTCCACAGGCTGCGCCAGGACTGA